From a region of the Gymnogyps californianus isolate 813 chromosome 22, ASM1813914v2, whole genome shotgun sequence genome:
- the EDN2 gene encoding endothelin-2, giving the protein MPSHPAGAVLLALALCALLEDGMGHPPLESHLAAHPRTKRCSCNSWLDKECIYFCHLDIIWVNTPGHTAPYGLGSPPRRRKRSLSRCECSHSRDNICATFCQAKPGYLQSLKLPVSSGASMKSPQSGGVRPSHHGLLRALRDIAVSSLWFGKHQHRSRRNAQPTVLPWKKNIWKKKR; this is encoded by the exons ATGCCCAGCCACCCCGCCGGCGCCGTGCTGCTGGCGCTCGCCCTCTGCGCCCTCCTGGAAGATG GTATGGGCCATCCTCCGCTGGAGTCCCACCTGGCCGCGCACCCGAGGACCAAGCGATGTTCCTGCAACAGCTGGCTGGATAAGGAATGCATTTACTTCTGTCACCTGGATATCATCTGGGTCAACACACCGGG acACACCGCTCCCTATGGCTTGGGAAGCCCGCCAAGGCGGCGCAAGAGATCGCTCAGCAGGTGCGAGTGCTCACACTCGAGGGACAACATCTGTGCCACCTTCTGCCAGGCGAAGCCTGG GTACCTCCAGAGTCTGAAGCTCCCAGTGAGCTCTGGAGCATCAATGAAGTCTCCACAGAGCGGTGGCGTGAGGCCTTCCCATCATGGCCTGCTGAGAGCTCTCAG GGATATTGCCGTCTCCAGTCTGTGGTTCGGCAAGCATCAGCACCGTTCTCGGAGGAACGCACAGCCAACAGTTTTgccttggaagaaaaacatctggaagaaaaagagataa